A section of the Mesobacillus jeotgali genome encodes:
- the liaF gene encoding cell wall-active antibiotics response protein LiaF encodes MLRTRSVNQIAVAIILAGLGIILLLVNLGVISWEIKELFVVTYPFLLLMYGLVTLLKKQFGWGLFIGVFSSLLVMDRFDVMAFRFLDVWKLWPLLLIYVGVTILTGKRKINVIYQPDQTSGKQEERFPESNGNSMRKIRGASIGKVTFKEQNWAVEPMDLYNMVGEYFIDFSKGFIPDRETPIRVRGWVGEVKMLIPEGVPVKVNAVIGVGEVKLFDYAQEQIKHVIAYKSDDYDAAVRKLNITIELKIGSVRVDRV; translated from the coding sequence GTGTTGCGAACTCGATCCGTGAATCAAATAGCTGTTGCTATCATTCTGGCAGGTCTTGGGATCATTTTATTACTTGTCAACCTGGGAGTCATTTCTTGGGAAATAAAGGAGCTTTTTGTCGTAACATATCCTTTTTTGCTATTGATGTATGGATTAGTAACCTTGTTGAAGAAGCAGTTTGGCTGGGGATTGTTCATCGGGGTTTTTTCTTCACTATTAGTCATGGACCGTTTTGACGTCATGGCCTTCCGATTTCTTGATGTGTGGAAGCTGTGGCCGCTTTTGCTGATTTATGTTGGAGTAACCATCTTAACCGGGAAGCGGAAGATAAACGTGATCTATCAACCAGACCAGACATCCGGAAAACAGGAGGAGAGGTTTCCGGAGTCAAACGGAAATTCCATGAGGAAAATCAGAGGGGCATCAATTGGCAAGGTGACATTTAAAGAGCAAAATTGGGCAGTTGAACCGATGGATTTATACAATATGGTTGGCGAATACTTTATTGATTTCAGTAAAGGATTCATTCCCGACAGAGAAACGCCAATAAGGGTAAGAGGCTGGGTGGGTGAGGTCAAAATGCTCATTCCGGAGGGAGTCCCTGTAAAAGTCAATGCTGTTATCGGAGTCGGGGAAGTAAAGCTGTTTGATTATGCTCAGGAACAAATCAAACATGTGATAGCTTATAAATCCGATGATTATGATGCAGCAGTCAGGAAACTGAACATCACAATCGAATTGAAAATCGGTTCAGTCAGAGTCGACCGGGTGTAG
- a CDS encoding antibiotic biosynthesis monooxygenase family protein, with the protein MNLFITSGTADFLLKLKEKHQNESMVLMNNNESSILVHETGGKTLFSSPRKYEVIDSAGTLGHEGFAVFNNIPVTDEGRPLFEDRFLNRPRLIEKEPGFVAIRVLRPLSSNTYIILTIWENESAFENWQKSKAYQTTHKNRGTEAGIDGARPNIFESASYVSKYYIEK; encoded by the coding sequence ATGAATTTGTTCATTACATCTGGAACGGCAGATTTTCTGCTGAAATTAAAAGAAAAGCACCAGAATGAAAGCATGGTATTGATGAACAATAACGAATCATCTATCCTTGTTCATGAGACTGGCGGGAAAACCTTATTCAGTTCCCCAAGGAAATATGAAGTGATTGATTCAGCCGGAACACTCGGCCATGAAGGCTTTGCGGTCTTTAACAATATCCCGGTAACGGATGAAGGGCGCCCGCTTTTCGAGGACCGTTTCCTTAACCGGCCAAGGCTTATTGAGAAAGAACCAGGGTTTGTCGCCATCCGTGTCCTACGGCCTTTAAGTTCAAACACCTATATCATTCTAACCATCTGGGAAAATGAGAGTGCATTTGAAAACTGGCAAAAATCGAAAGCCTATCAAACTACACATAAAAACCGAGGTACAGAAGCTGGCATCGATGGCGCAAGACCTAATATCTTTGAAAGCGCATCTTATGTATCCAAGTATTATATAGAAAAATAA
- the hemE gene encoding uroporphyrinogen decarboxylase has product MSKIINETFLKAARGEKTDHVPVWYMRQAGRSQPEYRAIKEKYSLFEITHQPELCAYVTRLPVEQYGVDAAILYKDIMTPLPAMGVDVEIKSGIGPVIENPIKSLSDVEKLGMINPESDVPYVLDTIKLLTEEQLSVPLIGFSGAPFTLASYMIEGGPSKNYNKTKAFMYAQPEAWFALMDKLGDMVITYVKSQIKAGAKAIQIFDSWVGALNVQDYRTFIKPVMNRIFSELKKENVPLIMFGVGASHLALEWHDLPLDVVGLDWRLQVSEARELGIKKTVMGNLDPAILLAPWEVIEERAKAILDQGMAQPGYIFNLGHGVFPSVNPETLKRLTAFIHEYSASKMGK; this is encoded by the coding sequence ATGAGCAAGATAATCAATGAAACTTTTTTAAAAGCGGCAAGAGGGGAAAAGACGGATCATGTACCTGTATGGTATATGAGGCAAGCGGGTCGGTCCCAGCCTGAATATAGAGCGATCAAGGAAAAATATTCACTCTTTGAAATTACTCATCAGCCAGAGCTTTGCGCATACGTCACAAGATTGCCGGTTGAGCAGTATGGTGTTGACGCGGCAATCCTATACAAAGATATCATGACTCCGCTGCCAGCTATGGGAGTTGACGTCGAAATTAAATCAGGCATTGGGCCAGTTATTGAAAATCCAATAAAATCCCTGTCAGATGTAGAAAAGCTGGGGATGATCAATCCGGAATCGGACGTACCGTATGTACTTGATACGATCAAGCTTCTTACTGAAGAGCAGCTTTCCGTGCCGTTAATCGGATTCTCCGGAGCACCGTTCACACTCGCGAGCTATATGATTGAAGGCGGCCCTTCAAAAAACTATAACAAGACAAAAGCTTTCATGTATGCACAGCCGGAAGCGTGGTTCGCGCTGATGGACAAGCTTGGCGACATGGTGATTACATATGTTAAATCACAAATCAAGGCTGGAGCAAAAGCAATCCAGATTTTTGATTCGTGGGTCGGCGCATTGAATGTCCAGGATTACCGTACCTTCATCAAACCAGTTATGAACAGGATTTTTTCAGAGCTGAAAAAAGAGAATGTCCCGTTAATCATGTTTGGTGTTGGAGCAAGCCACCTTGCACTTGAATGGCATGACCTTCCGCTCGATGTAGTAGGACTGGATTGGCGTCTGCAGGTAAGTGAAGCACGGGAGCTAGGTATCAAGAAGACTGTCATGGGAAATCTTGACCCGGCTATCCTGCTTGCACCTTGGGAGGTAATTGAAGAAAGGGCGAAAGCGATTCTTGATCAGGGAATGGCACAGCCCGGGTACATTTTTAACCTTGGACATGGCGTATTCCCATCCGTTAATCCAGAAACACTGAAAAGGCTGACAGCTTTTATCCATGAGTACTCTGCTTCAAAGATGGGCAAATAG
- a CDS encoding response regulator transcription factor: MIRVAVVDDHEMVRKGILSYLETEPGIEIVGEADSGVKAVSLVKETKPDVVLMDLLMENGTGIEATREILGFYPECKIIIITSFYDDDQVFPAIEAGAFSYMLKTATASEVIQAIEKAARGETVIEPKVANKMMRRLRPQERKAHDELTERELDVLMCIGEGMTNQQISQELFIGVKTVKTHVSNILGKLGLSDRTQAAVYANRNGLIKMP, encoded by the coding sequence ATCATCAGAGTAGCAGTGGTAGATGATCATGAAATGGTGAGGAAAGGCATCCTTTCCTATCTGGAAACCGAACCGGGGATTGAGATCGTCGGGGAGGCAGACAGCGGAGTAAAGGCAGTTTCACTTGTTAAGGAAACGAAGCCAGACGTAGTTCTCATGGACCTTTTAATGGAGAATGGCACCGGAATTGAAGCGACAAGGGAGATACTGGGTTTTTATCCCGAATGCAAAATCATTATCATTACAAGCTTTTACGATGATGATCAGGTTTTTCCGGCAATTGAGGCAGGTGCTTTCAGTTATATGCTAAAAACAGCAACTGCATCAGAAGTCATCCAGGCGATTGAAAAAGCGGCCAGAGGAGAAACAGTAATCGAGCCAAAGGTTGCCAATAAAATGATGAGAAGGCTAAGGCCGCAAGAACGCAAAGCACATGATGAACTGACAGAACGGGAACTCGATGTACTTATGTGCATTGGAGAAGGTATGACAAACCAGCAAATCAGTCAAGAATTATTCATCGGAGTCAAAACGGTCAAGACACATGTGTCCAACATACTCGGAAAACTTGGACTATCAGACCGAACCCAGGCTGCAGTATACGCAAACCGGAATGGCCTGATAAAGATGCCGTGA
- the hemH gene encoding ferrochelatase, whose protein sequence is MTKKKMGLLVMAYGTPYKEEDIERYYTHIRHGRTPSPEMLDDLRQRYEAIGGISPLAKITVEQGEKLEHHLNSIQDEIEFKMYLGLKHIEPFIEDAVNQMHEDGIEEAVSIVLAPHFSTFSVKSYNGRAKEEAAKLGGPEIVSVESWYDEPKFISYWSDRVAKTFANMTAEEREKAVLIVSAHSLPEKILQMGDPYPEQLKETADLIATKAKVENYAVGWQSAGNTPEPWLGPDVQDLTRDLYEKHGYKAYVYVPAGFVSDHLEVLYDNDYECRIVTDEIGASYYRPEMPNAQPEFIDAVADVILKKLSTSR, encoded by the coding sequence ATGACAAAGAAGAAAATGGGCCTGCTTGTGATGGCATACGGCACACCATACAAAGAAGAAGATATAGAACGATATTATACACATATCCGCCACGGGCGAACGCCGTCACCGGAAATGCTTGATGACCTGAGACAGCGTTACGAAGCGATTGGCGGGATTTCTCCGCTGGCGAAAATCACGGTCGAGCAAGGAGAAAAACTGGAACATCATTTGAACAGCATCCAGGATGAAATTGAATTCAAAATGTATCTTGGCTTGAAGCATATCGAGCCTTTTATCGAGGACGCTGTAAATCAAATGCATGAAGATGGAATTGAAGAGGCGGTCAGCATTGTGCTCGCACCGCATTTTTCAACATTCAGCGTGAAATCTTACAACGGACGTGCCAAGGAAGAAGCAGCAAAGCTTGGCGGACCTGAAATTGTATCGGTGGAAAGCTGGTATGATGAGCCAAAATTCATTTCATACTGGTCTGACCGTGTCGCAAAAACATTTGCAAATATGACTGCTGAAGAAAGGGAAAAGGCGGTTTTGATTGTTTCAGCGCATAGTCTGCCGGAAAAAATTCTTCAGATGGGGGATCCTTATCCTGAACAATTGAAGGAAACTGCTGATTTGATTGCCACAAAGGCAAAGGTTGAGAATTATGCGGTCGGCTGGCAAAGTGCAGGAAATACACCGGAGCCCTGGCTTGGACCAGATGTCCAGGATTTGACAAGGGATCTGTATGAAAAGCATGGCTACAAAGCATATGTATATGTTCCAGCCGGGTTCGTTTCCGACCATCTTGAAGTACTATATGATAATGATTATGAATGCAGGATCGTGACGGATGAAATCGGGGCCAGCTATTATCGACCGGAAATGCCGAATGCCCAGCCGGAATTCATTGACGCAGTGGCAGATGTCATTTTAAAGAAGCTGTCCACTTCACGCTAA
- a CDS encoding HAMP domain-containing sensor histidine kinase — MTSIRLWFIQTFLMMAFITSLIIFIGLQIFLSVVPDSGLSTSMTFWFWLYSFGIMAAVGFYFSLRGSYTIKGRLSDILLLIATLRRGKFTERIITDERDEIGLISEELNQLSEYLQEQVHSLQKLAEEKTELSRTAKSAAIMEERQRLARDLHDVVSQQLFALSMMSSASLRWFDQEPEKARKQLEQISEIAGKAQGEMRALLLHLRPVQLSGESLCIGIVKLIQELKQKTGLAFEASIDEIENISQAAEEHIFRIVQEALSNILRHADATKVKVLLTEENQTIHLYIGDDGKGFDIHEGKMASYGLKTMRERCEQIGGTYNIRSKEKEGTYIEIRIPAIRREEQWGKSSE, encoded by the coding sequence TTGACTAGTATCCGCTTATGGTTCATCCAAACTTTCTTGATGATGGCGTTCATCACTTCCCTCATAATCTTCATCGGCCTGCAGATTTTTTTATCCGTTGTGCCTGACAGCGGTCTTTCGACTTCGATGACTTTCTGGTTTTGGCTGTATAGCTTTGGAATCATGGCGGCCGTGGGCTTCTACTTCAGTCTGCGGGGGAGCTATACAATCAAAGGACGTCTCAGCGACATATTATTATTGATCGCTACATTGCGCAGAGGGAAATTCACAGAAAGAATCATTACCGATGAAAGGGATGAAATCGGTTTGATTTCCGAGGAACTCAATCAGCTGTCTGAGTACCTTCAGGAACAGGTCCATTCCCTCCAAAAGCTGGCCGAAGAAAAAACAGAGCTATCCAGGACAGCAAAATCAGCAGCAATCATGGAGGAAAGACAGCGGCTTGCAAGGGATTTGCATGATGTTGTCAGCCAGCAGTTATTCGCCCTCAGCATGATGTCATCTGCTTCTCTAAGATGGTTTGACCAGGAGCCTGAAAAAGCCAGGAAGCAACTTGAACAGATATCTGAAATAGCAGGCAAGGCCCAGGGGGAAATGCGGGCGCTCCTTTTGCATCTGAGGCCTGTCCAGTTAAGCGGGGAGAGTCTGTGCATAGGAATCGTAAAGCTTATTCAGGAATTGAAGCAAAAAACTGGCCTTGCATTTGAGGCAAGTATTGATGAAATCGAAAATATTTCACAGGCAGCCGAAGAACATATTTTTAGGATCGTCCAGGAAGCATTGTCAAACATACTGAGGCATGCAGATGCGACAAAAGTAAAGGTACTGCTAACGGAAGAGAACCAAACGATTCATCTTTATATCGGTGACGATGGAAAAGGCTTTGATATTCATGAAGGAAAGATGGCATCTTACGGATTGAAAACAATGCGGGAGCGTTGCGAACAAATCGGCGGTACCTATAATATCCGGTCAAAAGAAAAAGAAGGCACCTATATAGAAATTAGGATACCCGCCATTAGGAGGGAAGAACAGTGGGGGAAATCATCAGAGTAG